The following are encoded together in the Humulus lupulus chromosome 5, drHumLupu1.1, whole genome shotgun sequence genome:
- the LOC133834022 gene encoding protein LITTLE ZIPPER 1-like isoform X1, with protein MCLGSSSEKSPSATFYYPTRSSKRSKVQVHRLNSRRRITCCEEELGSVDMELMNLKLYLENQTIIEENKKLRKTASLLHKENLALFSELQKKFPNNNDLDR; from the exons ATGTGTCTCGGTTCATCATCTGAGAAATCTCCATCTGCCACCTTTTACTATCCTACAAGATCATCAAAGCGATCAAAAGTTCAAGTCCACAGGCTTAACag caggAGAAGAATAACATGTTGTGAGGAAGAGTTGGGATCTGTGGATATGGAACTGATGAATTTGAAGCTGTATTTGGAGAACCAAACCATCATTGAAGAGAACAAGAAGCTGAGAAAGACTGCCAGTCTTCTCCACAAAGAGAACCTGGCTTTGTTCTCTGAGTTGCAGAAGAAGTTTCCTAATAATAATGATTTAGATCGCTAG
- the LOC133834022 gene encoding protein LITTLE ZIPPER 1-like isoform X2 — protein MCLGSSSEKSPSATFYYPTRSSKRSKVQVHRLNRRRITCCEEELGSVDMELMNLKLYLENQTIIEENKKLRKTASLLHKENLALFSELQKKFPNNNDLDR, from the exons ATGTGTCTCGGTTCATCATCTGAGAAATCTCCATCTGCCACCTTTTACTATCCTACAAGATCATCAAAGCGATCAAAAGTTCAAGTCCACAGGCTTAACag gAGAAGAATAACATGTTGTGAGGAAGAGTTGGGATCTGTGGATATGGAACTGATGAATTTGAAGCTGTATTTGGAGAACCAAACCATCATTGAAGAGAACAAGAAGCTGAGAAAGACTGCCAGTCTTCTCCACAAAGAGAACCTGGCTTTGTTCTCTGAGTTGCAGAAGAAGTTTCCTAATAATAATGATTTAGATCGCTAG
- the LOC133778280 gene encoding uncharacterized protein LOC133778280: MAMNAFLFSMHYFPLKPTLNTFSSLSPPPIRSQLTPPPVQPRKPTYGFLQNPKTMVGLLGAGLTLTLMGPASATELPFLGSFQLSEPSNALSLPTWAVHVSSVVEWITAMALVWQYGEISGNESWKGLSWGMVPLLGGAFCACTWHFFYNSESLEVLVALQAALTVIGNATMCLAAFRICKSSEERSKEL; encoded by the exons ATGGCAATGAATGCCTTCTTGTTCTCTATGCATTATTTCCCTCTCAAACCCACACTCAACACGTTCTCATCTCTCTCTCCTCCACCCATTCGTTCCCAACTGACTCCTCCTCCAGTTCAGCCACGAAAGCCCACTTATGGCTTCCTTCAGAATCCAAAAACCATGGTGGGTTTACTCGGAGCGGGCTTGACCCTGACCCTTATGGGGCCCGCTTCGGCTACTGAGTTACCGTTTCTGGGTTCTTTTCAACTCAGTGAACCCTCCAACGCCCTTTCTCTTCCCACTTGGGCCGTACATGTTTCCAGTGTGGTTGAATG GATTACAGCAATGGCTTTGGTGTGGCAATACGGAGAAATATCTGGGAATGAATCTTGGAAGGGCCTTTCTTGGGGTATG gtACCCCTGCTAGGTGGAGCATTTTGTGCTTGCACATGGCATTTCTTTTATAACTCTGAGTCTCTTGAG GTATTGGTTGCTCTCCAAGCAGCCTTGACAGTTATAGGCAATGCCACAATGTGTTTAGCTGCATTTCGGATATGCAAATCATCAGAAGAGCGTTCCAAGGAGCTATGA